A genomic region of Epinephelus moara isolate mb chromosome 23, YSFRI_EMoa_1.0, whole genome shotgun sequence contains the following coding sequences:
- the LOC126385149 gene encoding leucine-rich repeat neuronal protein 3 yields MKDVSFVDRLFVGLAMASFVVATEERPDCPKLCVCEIRPWFSPSSVYMEAQTVDCNDLGLFSLPEQLPAGTQVLLLQTNNVAKIDKPLDYLANITEIDLSQNNLSSISDVHLGNLPQLLSLHMEENWIRELPERSLAEVANLQELYMNHNLISSISPMAFQGLSNLVRLHLNSNKLKVIKREWFDPMPNLEILMIGENPILSIDDMNFKPLSNLRSLVLTRMNLSQLPDDALAGLDNLESISFYDNIFPEVPHSALRNAKNLKFLDLNKNPIARIQRGDFVDMLHLKELGINSMPELVSIDSFALNNLPELTKIEATNNPKLSYIHPNAFYKLPRLETLMLNGNALSALHRITVESLPNLREVSMHSNPIRCDCVIRWMNMNKTNLRFMEPDSLYCVEPPEYEGQHVRQVHFREMMEICLPLISPESMPGHIKAQNGSSVSLHCRAFAEPEPDIYWITSSGIRVLPNTVSDKFYMHPEGTFDIYDITEKEAGLYTCVAHNLVGADLKSVSVEVNGYFPQPVNGSLDVMIKSVEANSILVSWKAGHGTLAPNIKWYTGSDATHPTTAFTTRVPSDVQVYNLTHLSPATLYKVCVDVSSIHSNHDTKCVNVTTKGLELAAKDTEKWDAAVITVFGVLLAVISVACLLIYVSLRNHHLYGDIRKCDSKASLTPVEATGMHSPFFTKLWVSGKGLPSGVKVKATVINVSDNAF; encoded by the coding sequence ATGAAGGACGTGTCATTCGTGGATCGTCTCTTCGTCGGCTTGGCCATGGCCTCTTTTGTTGTGGCCACAGAGGAGAGGCCTGATTGCCcgaagctctgtgtgtgtgagattagACCCTGGTTTTCTCCGAGTTCGGTGTACATGGAGGCGCAGACAGTTGACTGTAATGACCTGGGACTCTTTAGCCTGCCGGAACAATTACCAGCAGGCACACAAGTACTAttactgcaaacaaacaatGTTGCCAAGATTGACAAACCCTTGGATTACCTGGCCAACATCACAGAGATTGATTTATCGCAAAACAACTTATCCTCCATCAGCGATGTCCACCTGGGGAATCTTCCTCAGCTGCTGTCCCTTCACATGGAGGAAAACTGGATACGAGAGTTGCCAGAGAGAAGTCTTGCAGAGGTGGCTAACCTCCAGGAGCTCTACATGAATCACAACCTCATCTCCTCCATTTCCCCGATGGCTTTCCAGGGTCTCAGCAACCTCGTGCGGCTCCACCTCAATTCTAACAAGCTGAAGGTAATTAAAAGAGAATGGTTTGATCCCATGCCGAATCTGGAGATCCTGATGATTGGTGAGAATCCTATTCTTTCTATCGACGATATGAACTTCAAACCTCTCAGTAACCTCCGCAGTCTTGTTCTCACCAGGATGAATCTGTCTCAGCTTCCTGATGATGCACTGGCTGGTCTTGATAACTTAGAAAGCATCTCATTCTATGATAATATTTTCCCAGAGGTGCCTCATTCTGCCTTGAGAAACGCAAAAAATCTTAAGTTTTTGGATCTAAATAAAAACCCAATTGCAAGGATACAGAGAGGAGACTTTGTGGATATGCTCCATCTGAAAGAACTGGGGATTAATAGCATGCCAGAGCTAGTTTCCATCGACAGCTTTGCCCTCAATAACCTCCCCGAGCTGACCAAAATAGAAGCCACCAACAATCCTAAACTCTCTTATATCCATCCTAATGCTTTCTACAAACTACCGCGGCTGGAAACCCTAATGCTAAACGGCAACGCGCTTAGTGCCCTCCACAGGATTACTGTCGAGTCCCTCCCAAATCTCAGAGAGGTTAGCATGCACAGCAACCCCATCCGCTGTGACTGTGTGATCCGCTGGATGAACATGAACAAGACCAATCTCCGCTTCATGGAGCCTGATTCTCTGTACTGTGTGGAGCCGCCGGAGTACGAGGGCCAGCATGTCCGACAGGTGCACTTCAGGGAGATGATGGAGATTTGTCTGCCACTCATCTCTCCCGAAAGCATGCCTGGGCATATTAAAGCACAGAATGGGAGCTCAGTGTCACTCCATTGTCGGGCCTTCGCTGAACCAGAACCAGACATCTACTGGATCACCTCGTCTGGTATCAGGGTCCTGCCTAACACCGTGTCTGACAAGTTCTACATGCACCCAGAGGGGACTTTTGACATCTATGATATAACAGAAAAAGAAGCTGGTCTTTACACTTGTGTCGCCCATAATCTGGTCGGAGCTGATCTTAAATCTGTTTCCGTAGAGGTGAATGGATATTTCCCCCAACCTGTAAACGGGTCTCTGGATGTCATGATCAAATCAGTGGAGGCAAACTCCATCCTGGTTTCGTGGAAGGCCGGCCACGGCACCTTGGCTCCCAACATTAAATGGTACACAGGGTCAGATGCTACTCATCCCACCACGGCGTTTACCACCAGGGTTCCCTCTGACGTTCAGGTCTACAACCTCACTCATCTCAGCCCCGCCACTCTGTACAAAGTCTGTGTGGATGTCAGCAGCATCCACTCCAACCATGACACCAAATGTGTCAATGTCACCACTAAGGGATTAGAGCTGGCAGCCAAGGACACAGAAAAATGGGACGCAGCAGTAATCACCGTCTTTGGTGTGCTCTTGGCTGTGATTTCAGTGGCATGCCTGCTTATTTATGTGTCTCTGAGGAACCACCACCTTTATGGGGATATAAGGAAATGCGACTCCAAAGCTTCGCTGACACCAGTGGAAGCTACCGGTATGCACTCTCCTTTCTTTACAAAGCTGTGGGTTTCGGGTAAGGGACTGCCAAGTGGAGTCAAAGTGAAAGCCACAGTCATAAATGTATCTGACAATGCCTTTTAA